A stretch of DNA from Bacillota bacterium:
AACCCCTGCGGCCTTGGCGGGTCCGCTCCTGGCGGGCCTGGGGTTTCCACCTGCAGCTGCGGTCATGGTGGCGCTCACGTTGAACTGCACCCCGGTTTCCTTTGGGGCGGTCGGGACTCCGATCATCTCCGGGGTGGGAGCAGCTTTGAGTGGGGTTGTCGAACCTGACCTTCCTCTCGGCATGACTTTCTTTGAGTTCCTGGCAAGCCTAGGGGTGTGGACGGCCCTGATTCACGCGACCCTCGGCACGTTCCTGCCACTTCTGGCGGTGGGACTCATGACCCGGTTTTTCGGGAAGCGTGGGAGCTTCCGCGAGGGACTCCAGGTGTGGCCGTTTGCCCTATTTGCCGGGGTTTCATTTACCGTTCCGTACTTCCTGGTCGCCGCCTTTGTGGGACCTGAACTACCTTCACTCTTGGGTGCGGCGGTGGGCCTACCCGTCCTGGTGTACGCCGCGTCAAAGGATTTCCTTGTGCCTTCCCAGACTTGGGACTTTCCGACCGGCGCGAGCGCGACAGGCGTGGCGGCTGCTACACCAGCATCGACCCGAAAGCGCCCACTAGATTCGGACCCCGATGCGCGCGCCAAGGTTGCGGGCTGGGCAATGTCTCCCGTCCTTGCCTGGATTCCCTACGCTCTCATTGTCGCCCTGCTTGTGATCACACGAGTTCCATGGCTCGGGCTCAGACCCGCGCTGATGTCGCCCAAGGTCACCTTGGCCTGGGAGAACATCCTGGGCACCAACCTCAGATACTCGATCCAGCCCCTCTACCTGCCGGGAATCATGCCGTTCACCCTGGTAGCCCTGGTGACCGGGCCGCTGCATCGCATGAAAGCCAGACAGGTGGCCTGGGCGTGGTCAGGGACGGCCAGGCAACTCGCGCCGGCTTTCGTGACTCTAGCCTTCACTCTTGCCGCGGTCGAGACCTTGAAAGCGTCAGGGAACGCGACTGGCGTCGACAGCATGCTCCTTGTGATGTCAAGGGCGGCGGCGGGGGCTGCAGGGCGCGCCTGGCCGGTGTTCGCGCCGCTCACTGGGATGCTCGGCGCCTTCGTCGCGGGGTCCAGTGTTGTGTCGAACATACTCTTCTCTGGGTTTCAGTACAGCGTTGCGAAAGAACTGGGCATCTCACGCATTATGGTTCTTGCGCTCCAGGCGGTAGGAGCTGCCGCAGGCAACATGATCGCAGTGCACAACGTGGTGGCCGCGTGCACCACCGTGGGGGCCCCCGAAGAGGAGGGACGCACGGTCAGGCGGAATCTTATTCCCTCCTTGACATACGGCATCGCCGCTGGGTTGATAGGCCTGGCGCTCGCGTTCGTTTTCGCCCCAGACCTGTGGTAGCCGGACGGGGCACGTCCGCACTGAGCGTTCGGGACGTATGCATGCGCCCGGCCCGGGGAGAATGTGGAGTGCAGGTCAATACGACGGCGGAGGTGGATGTGGAATGCGCGGTGTGAGGCGGCGAGAGAACTGTCCGGAGGATCGAAGCATGGACGTATCCATCGAGGTGGGCGGAGACGCAGGCCAAGGAGTTGAGTCCGCTGGGACCGGCCTCTCCCTTGCCCTTGCCAGGGGAGGGTTGCACGTCTTCGGCATGGCGGATTACCGTTCCCGGATCAGGGGCGGGCGCAACTTCTACCAGGTACGCGCAAGCGACCGGCCTGTCCGGTGTCATAGTGACCCAGTTCACCTGGTTGCTGCTTTCACGCAGGACGCAGCGCACGCGCACGTTGAGAACATCGCCCCTGGCGGTGGGGTGGTCTATGACGAACAGCTGCCTGTGGACGAGACCGCACTCATCAGGAAGGGCATCCGGCCGATGCCAATGCCTCTCAACCGGGTCGCGGAGGAGGCGGGCAGCAAAGCCACGCTCAATGTGGCGGCTGTCGGAGCGGCACTCGGGGTGGTGGGGTATCCTCTACACCACTTCGAGCGGGTCATCTTCGAGAAGTTCGGGCGCAGGGGTGAGCATGTGGTGGACATCAACCTCAAGGCCGCCCGGGCAAGCCATGACCACGCTTCGTCCAAGTACGGGCCGGATTTTCCGTTCAGGCTCCATGAGATCACGGGCGCTGCCTCTCGGATGCTCATCAACGGAAACCAGGCCCTCGCTCTCGGAGCGGTAGCAGGGGGGTGCCGGTTCATCTCTGCTTACCCTATGACTCCGGCGACCACGATCCTGGAGTGGACGGCTGCGCGGGCCGGGGAGCTCGGGATCGTCACCGTTCACGCGGAAGACGAAATAGCCGCTGTGTGTATGGCTGCCGGTGCTAGTTTCGCCGGGGCGCGAGCGATGACTGCCACATCTGGGGGCGGGTTCTGTCTGATGACAGAGGCCATCGGCATGGCGGCCATGACTGAAGTGCCCATCGTGGTCGTGGATGTGCAGCGGGGCGGCCCTTCCACCGGGCTACCCACCCGGACAGAGCAGGCTGATTTGCTCCTCGCGATTCATCCCTCGCATGGAGACTTCCCGCACATAGTCCTCGCCCCCGGGACGGTGGAGGAATGCTTCGAGGCGGGTTGGCGTTCCTTCAACCTCGCTGAGGAGTACCAATGTCCAGTAGTGGTGCTGAGTGACGCCTACCTCGGAGGGTCGCTCCGGACTGTGGGTCCCGCCGCATTCGACTGGGATTCCGTGGTCCGGGATCGCGGAAGCTTCCTTCCGCCGGAGATCTTGGACTCCCGGGAGGACTACCAGAGGTTCGCATGGGAGGATTCGGGGGTTTCTCCGAGGGCGGCCATAGGGCATCCCCGCACCGTCCACGCACCGTCCACGGACGAGCATGATGAGGCAGGTCACATCACGGAGGATGTCGGAGTGCGGCGACGGATGATGGAGAAGCGGATGCGGAAGATGGATACCGCCCTCAGGGACATGAGAGGTCCGACTCTGTACGGTCCGGCCGATGCAGAACTGACCTTGGTCTGTTGGGGGTCTGTGGCAGGGCCAGCATGTGAGGCGGCCGTGACCCTCTCTGCCCGGGGAACTCCCACCAACGTTCTCCACTTCAGCGACGTCTGGCCTCTTTCGCCGGATCTGCCTGACGAAGTGACCGGGAGTGATGCACGTTTCGTCGCTGTGGAGCAGAACTACTCAGGCCAATTTGCAGGCGTGTTCGAAGGGACGACCGGACTCGAGCTCGACGGGGCGGTGCTCAAGTACGACGGGAGGCAAGTCTCCCCCAGGGACATAGTGGAAGAACTCGAGCGGGAGGTGATGCAGGTTGTCTGAAGCCAGCGCCGTAATGGACCGCCTGTCGGTGAAATCCTACGCAAACGAGCAGAAGCCCACGTGGTGTCCGGGGTGCGGGGACTACGGGATCATGGCCGCATTGAAGCAGGCTCTGGTGAGTCTCGGCATACATCCCCACCAGGTGGCGATCGTGTCGGGAATAGGGTGCGGCAGCAAGCTCCCAGACTACATGCACGCCAATGGGTATATGGGGATACACGGCAGACCGCTGCCGATCGCCGCCGGCATCAAACTCGCGAACCCCGATCTCACCGTCATTGTCACAGACGGCGACGGGGACGCCTATGGGATAGGCGGGAACCACTTCATCCATGCCGCCAGAAGGAACATCGACATCACTCACATCGTGGAGAACAACCAGATCTACGCGCTGACCAAGGGGCAATACTCTCCCACCAGCGACCAGGGCTTTCGTACCACGACATCCCCGTGGGGTGTGATAGAGGAACC
This window harbors:
- a CDS encoding L-lactate permease, producing MIWSSLAARAVIAFLPIAVAIFLMAVLMWPGRRAMPIAWLVAAVVAASFWDMPLRWLAAAAVSGTLGAVNIAMIVFGAVLVMNMLRESGAMGIISSGFHGVSRDRRVQAIIVGWLFGALIEGAAGFGTPAALAGPLLAGLGFPPAAAVMVALTLNCTPVSFGAVGTPIISGVGAALSGVVEPDLPLGMTFFEFLASLGVWTALIHATLGTFLPLLAVGLMTRFFGKRGSFREGLQVWPFALFAGVSFTVPYFLVAAFVGPELPSLLGAAVGLPVLVYAASKDFLVPSQTWDFPTGASATGVAAATPASTRKRPLDSDPDARAKVAGWAMSPVLAWIPYALIVALLVITRVPWLGLRPALMSPKVTLAWENILGTNLRYSIQPLYLPGIMPFTLVALVTGPLHRMKARQVAWAWSGTARQLAPAFVTLAFTLAAVETLKASGNATGVDSMLLVMSRAAAGAAGRAWPVFAPLTGMLGAFVAGSSVVSNILFSGFQYSVAKELGISRIMVLALQAVGAAAGNMIAVHNVVAACTTVGAPEEEGRTVRRNLIPSLTYGIAAGLIGLALAFVFAPDLW
- a CDS encoding 2-oxoacid:acceptor oxidoreductase subunit alpha, with product MDVSIEVGGDAGQGVESAGTGLSLALARGGLHVFGMADYRSRIRGGRNFYQVRASDRPVRCHSDPVHLVAAFTQDAAHAHVENIAPGGGVVYDEQLPVDETALIRKGIRPMPMPLNRVAEEAGSKATLNVAAVGAALGVVGYPLHHFERVIFEKFGRRGEHVVDINLKAARASHDHASSKYGPDFPFRLHEITGAASRMLINGNQALALGAVAGGCRFISAYPMTPATTILEWTAARAGELGIVTVHAEDEIAAVCMAAGASFAGARAMTATSGGGFCLMTEAIGMAAMTEVPIVVVDVQRGGPSTGLPTRTEQADLLLAIHPSHGDFPHIVLAPGTVEECFEAGWRSFNLAEEYQCPVVVLSDAYLGGSLRTVGPAAFDWDSVVRDRGSFLPPEILDSREDYQRFAWEDSGVSPRAAIGHPRTVHAPSTDEHDEAGHITEDVGVRRRMMEKRMRKMDTALRDMRGPTLYGPADAELTLVCWGSVAGPACEAAVTLSARGTPTNVLHFSDVWPLSPDLPDEVTGSDARFVAVEQNYSGQFAGVFEGTTGLELDGAVLKYDGRQVSPRDIVEELEREVMQVV
- a CDS encoding 2-oxoacid:ferredoxin oxidoreductase subunit beta, which codes for MSEASAVMDRLSVKSYANEQKPTWCPGCGDYGIMAALKQALVSLGIHPHQVAIVSGIGCGSKLPDYMHANGYMGIHGRPLPIAAGIKLANPDLTVIVTDGDGDAYGIGGNHFIHAARRNIDITHIVENNQIYALTKGQYSPTSDQGFRTTTSPWGVIEEPMKPLELAIVAGAAFVARGAASEPKHLSELITEAVRHPGYSLVDVLQPCVSFNKVNTYEWYSERTYRVAETGHDPHNREAALAFAREWGDRIPVGVIFKRQVTPFERSLPGLVKGPVTARSLDDLGRDTFEALKKRHS